The following are encoded in a window of Kitasatospora fiedleri genomic DNA:
- a CDS encoding siderophore-interacting protein: MAERPPRKPRTPHTAQVVRTERLTPHMQRVVLGGDGLAAFDAGTYTDHYVKVLFDAPGAAYPEPYDLELIRAEFPREQWPTTRTYTVRAWDAGRRELTLDFVVHGDQGLAGPWAVRARPGDTVRLLGPGGGYAPDPAADWHLLAGDESALPAIAAALEALPADALVHAFVEVSGPEDEQPVDTAAKVVWLHRGDRPVGEALVGAVRALEFPAGRVQAFVHGEAGFVKELRALLRVELGVPREDLSVSGYWRLGHDEDGWQASKREWNAGVEAEQEAPAS, from the coding sequence ATGGCAGAGCGTCCGCCCCGCAAGCCCCGCACGCCGCACACCGCGCAGGTCGTCCGCACCGAGCGGCTCACCCCCCACATGCAGCGGGTGGTGCTCGGCGGCGACGGGCTGGCCGCGTTCGACGCGGGCACGTACACCGACCACTACGTGAAGGTGCTGTTCGACGCGCCGGGGGCGGCCTACCCGGAGCCGTACGACCTGGAGCTGATCCGGGCCGAGTTCCCGCGCGAGCAGTGGCCGACCACCCGGACGTACACCGTGCGCGCCTGGGACGCCGGGCGGCGCGAGCTGACCCTGGACTTCGTGGTGCACGGCGACCAGGGCCTGGCCGGGCCGTGGGCGGTGCGGGCCCGGCCCGGCGACACCGTGCGGCTGCTCGGCCCCGGCGGCGGCTACGCGCCCGACCCGGCCGCCGACTGGCACCTGCTGGCGGGCGACGAGAGCGCGCTGCCCGCGATCGCCGCCGCCCTGGAGGCGCTGCCCGCCGACGCCCTGGTGCACGCCTTCGTCGAGGTCTCCGGGCCCGAGGACGAGCAGCCGGTCGACACCGCCGCGAAGGTGGTCTGGCTGCACCGCGGGGACCGGCCGGTCGGCGAGGCGCTGGTCGGGGCGGTCCGCGCGCTGGAGTTCCCGGCGGGCCGGGTGCAGGCGTTCGTGCACGGCGAGGCCGGGTTCGTGAAGGAGCTGCGGGCGCTGCTGCGGGTGGAGCTCGGCGTGCCGCGCGAGGACCTGTCGGTCTCCGGGTACTGGCGCCTGGGCCACGACGAGGACGGCTGGCAGGCGTCCAAGCGGGAGTGGAACGCCGGCGTCGAGGCCGAGCAGGAGGCCCCCGCGTCCTGA
- a CDS encoding dihydrofolate reductase family protein yields MGFIHIELFTTLDLVGQAPGGPDEDPVDFPFGGWQAPLVDDVSGAQVDAAYAGTDALLLGRRTYDIFAAYWPKAGDNPFANLFNSIPKYVASRGEPELTWAGSELLGPDLPAAVRGLRERHQQVTVVGSLDLVQTLLREKLYDRLDLWVHPVILGTGKQVFAGGAVPTNVTLLEPPAAGPRGTVLLRYGLAEGVPATGDMSAPRED; encoded by the coding sequence ATGGGCTTCATCCACATCGAGCTGTTCACCACCCTCGACCTCGTCGGCCAGGCGCCCGGCGGGCCCGACGAGGACCCGGTCGACTTCCCCTTCGGCGGCTGGCAGGCCCCGCTGGTGGACGACGTCTCCGGTGCCCAGGTCGACGCCGCCTACGCGGGCACGGACGCCCTGCTGCTCGGCCGCCGCACCTACGACATCTTCGCCGCCTACTGGCCGAAGGCCGGGGACAACCCGTTCGCCAACCTCTTCAACAGCATCCCCAAGTACGTCGCCTCCCGCGGCGAGCCCGAGCTGACCTGGGCCGGGTCCGAACTGCTCGGGCCGGACCTGCCCGCCGCGGTGCGCGGCCTGCGCGAGCGGCACCAGCAGGTGACGGTGGTCGGCAGCCTGGACCTGGTGCAGACCCTGCTCCGGGAGAAGCTGTACGACCGCCTGGACCTGTGGGTCCACCCGGTCATCCTCGGCACCGGCAAGCAGGTCTTCGCCGGGGGAGCCGTCCCCACCAACGTCACCCTGCTGGAGCCGCCCGCCGCCGGCCCCCGCGGCACCGTGCTGCTGCGCTACGGGCTGGCCGAGGGCGTCCCCGCCACCGGCGACATGAGCGCGCCCCGGGAGGACTGA
- a CDS encoding cold-shock protein produces the protein MVAGRVVRFDGSRGYGFIAPDQGGEDVFLHVNDLLIPESYIRTGLAVVFEVEEGDRGPKASSVQLAPGAELKAPGAPVAERVVRAPVDDDEQLASDDYLDDVTEALLEYAPSLTGTQILQVRSAMLQLAKSHGWIG, from the coding sequence ATGGTTGCCGGTCGCGTGGTGCGGTTCGACGGTTCGCGGGGTTACGGGTTCATCGCTCCGGATCAGGGCGGGGAGGACGTCTTCCTGCACGTCAACGACCTGCTGATCCCCGAGTCGTACATCCGGACGGGCCTGGCGGTGGTCTTCGAGGTCGAGGAGGGCGACCGCGGCCCGAAGGCGTCCTCCGTCCAGCTCGCCCCCGGTGCCGAGCTGAAGGCCCCCGGCGCGCCGGTCGCCGAACGCGTGGTGCGCGCGCCCGTGGACGACGACGAGCAGCTCGCCTCCGACGACTACCTGGACGACGTCACCGAGGCGCTGCTGGAGTACGCCCCGTCGCTGACGGGCACCCAGATCCTCCAGGTCCGCTCGGCGATGCTCCAGTTGGCCAAGAGTCACGGCTGGATCGGCTGA
- a CDS encoding helix-turn-helix domain-containing protein, giving the protein METSTALGEFLRNRRARLRPEDAGLTPYPNRRRVPGLRREELALLAGVSVTYYTRLEQGHSANASDGVLDALARALRLTGDERAHLYDLARPARAGRTPQDRPAKVRPATRHLIDAMPQVPAVVLDRGNDVLAWNALGHALLAGHLDPTGPERPADRPNLTRLLFLDPHTRELHARWEEDAKVAVAALRLAVGRHPQDRRLAHLVGQLAIQSPEFAALWARHPVRDCAVGSKSFRHPLVGPMELHFESLPLSDGTTHRVLLYGAAPDSPSAAALALLSRSSRDSWPTGASPSGPGGSGCPSATGRTPAAPR; this is encoded by the coding sequence ATGGAGACATCGACCGCCCTCGGGGAGTTCCTGCGCAACCGGCGCGCCCGCCTGCGTCCCGAGGACGCGGGGCTGACCCCCTACCCCAACCGGCGCCGGGTGCCCGGGCTGCGCCGCGAGGAACTCGCCCTGCTCGCCGGGGTCAGCGTCACCTACTACACCCGGCTCGAACAGGGCCACAGCGCCAACGCCTCCGACGGCGTCCTGGACGCGCTCGCCCGCGCCCTGCGGCTGACCGGCGACGAACGCGCCCACCTGTACGACCTGGCCCGCCCCGCCCGGGCCGGGCGCACCCCGCAGGACCGGCCCGCCAAGGTCCGACCCGCCACCAGGCACCTGATCGACGCGATGCCGCAGGTGCCCGCCGTCGTGCTGGACCGGGGCAACGACGTGCTGGCCTGGAACGCCCTCGGCCACGCCCTGCTGGCCGGCCACCTCGACCCGACCGGCCCCGAGCGGCCCGCCGACCGCCCCAACCTCACCCGGCTGCTGTTCCTCGACCCGCACACCCGCGAACTGCACGCCCGCTGGGAGGAGGACGCCAAGGTCGCCGTGGCGGCGCTCCGGCTCGCCGTCGGCCGCCACCCGCAGGACCGGCGACTGGCCCACCTGGTCGGCCAACTCGCCATCCAGAGCCCGGAGTTCGCCGCGCTGTGGGCCCGCCACCCGGTCCGCGACTGCGCGGTGGGCAGCAAGTCCTTCCGGCACCCGCTGGTCGGCCCGATGGAGCTGCACTTCGAGAGCCTGCCGCTCTCCGACGGCACCACCCACCGCGTCCTGCTCTACGGTGCCGCCCCCGACAGCCCGTCCGCCGCCGCCCTCGCCCTGCTCAGCCGATCCAGCCGTGACTCTTGGCCAACTGGAGCATCGCCGAGCGGACCTGGAGGATCTGGGTGCCCGTCAGCGACGGGGCGTACTCCAGCAGCGCCTCGGTGA